One genomic region from Euleptes europaea isolate rEulEur1 chromosome 6, rEulEur1.hap1, whole genome shotgun sequence encodes:
- the ZBTB1 gene encoding zinc finger and BTB domain-containing protein 1, which yields MARTSHSNYVLQQLNNQREWGFLCDCCIAIDDIYFQAHKAVLAACSSYFRMFFMSHQHSMAQLNLSNMKITAECFDLILQFMYLGKILTAPANFEQFKLAMSSLQLYNVPECLEDIQDTHSSGLRCSSSASSSQNSKMIFGVRMYEDTPTRNGSEANRWGVEPPSSTVSTSHSREVDEEAMQLSNFPEQLLDGWKRSAVPKLLSTKDRVSNSRRFGRSFTCDGCGFSFSCERLLDEHIMLCTNRHSYQNAKYYEAEKNDFKEGEPTSKMPSSQSDKHKGNTSQAEEGSSSPVSTVTSRKGSAVSSEPLGEERSRASERKRIIVKMEPADNHIDNLKEFNIIKVTDGNESTDNDELDDDETVYRYYIEEEVNESRRVRKALLKAQVPMDEDDRKYLRNTRALNNKVSPDKEDSENASCELCGLTITEEDLSSHYLSKHIENICACGKCGQILVKGRQLQDHAQTCGEPQDLSTNGLRNDEEKLDLEETSEEQSEMQEMMYVEMLDEFGDGHFQMNSLPKKQLYRDSACPFRCPNCSLRFETENLVVEHMSSCLEHDLFKNTMMEENERDHRRKHFCSLCGKGFYQRCHLREHYTVHTKEKQFVCQTCGKQFLRERQLRLHNDMHKGMARYVCSICDQGNFRKHDHVRHMISHLSAGETICQVCFQIFPNNEQLEQHLDVHLYTCGVCGAKFNLRKDMRSHYNAKHLKRT from the coding sequence ATGGCAAGAACTAGCCACAGCAACTATGTCCTGCAGCAGCTCAACAACCAAAGAGAGTGGGGATTCCTGTGCGACTGTTGCATCGCTATCGATGACATCTACTTCCAGGCTCACAAAGCGGTCCTGGCCGCTTGCAGCTCTTACTTCCGGATGTTCTTTATGAGCCATCAGCACAGCATGGCCCAGTTGAACCTGAGCAACATGAAGATCACAGCCGAATGCTTCGATCTCATTTTACAGTTTATGTACTTAGGGAAGATCCTGACAGCCCCGGCCAACTTCGAGCAGTTCAAACTGGCGATGAGCTCTCTGCAGCTGTACAATGTGCCGGAATGTTTAGAAGACATCCAAGACACCCACTCGTCGGGCTTGCGGTGTTCCTCGTCCGCTTCCAGCTCTCAAAATAGTAAGATGATCTTCGGCGTGCGGATGTACGAAGACACGCCAACTAGGAACGGGAGCGAAGCGAACAGGTGGGGTGTGGAGCCGCCGAGTTCGACGGTGAGCACGTCCCATAGCAGGGAGGTCGACGAGGAAGCTATGCAGCTGAGCAATTTCCCCGAGCAACTCTTGGATGGTTGGAAAAGGAGTGCTGTGCCCAAGCTGTTGAGCACCAAAGACCGGGTGTCAAACTCGCGGCGCTTTGGAAGGAGCTTCACCTGCGATGGCTGCGGGTTCAGTTTCAGCTGCGAGAGGCTGTTGGACGAGCACATCATGTTGTGCACTAACAGGCATTCCTATCAGAACGCCAAATATTACGAGGCCGAAAAGAATGACTTTAAAGAGGGAGAACCCACTTCTAAAATGCCATCGTCTCAATCGGACAAACATAAAGGAAACACAAGCCAAGCCGAGGAGGGGTCTTCATCGCCCGTCTCCACCGTAACAAGCCGAAAAGGCAGCGCTGTCTCATCGGAGCCGTTGGGCGAAGAGCGAAGCAGAGCCTCCGAGAGGAAGAGGATTATCGTCAAGATGGAGCCCGCCGACAACCACATAGACAACCTGAAAGAGTTTAACATCATTAAAGTGACAGATGGAAACGAGTCCACTGACAATGATGAGCTAGACGATGATGAGACAGTTTACAGGTACTACATTGAGGAAGAGGTCAACGAAAGCAGGAGGgtcagaaaagctctcttgaaagCCCAAGTGCCTATGGACGAAGATGACAGGAAATATCTGAGAAACACGAGAGCCCTGAACAACAAAGTCAGCCCTGATAAGGAGGATTCTGAAAACGCGTCCTGCGAACTGTGCGGGCTGACAATAACAGAAGAAGACCTCTCTTCGCATTACTTATCCAAACACATAGAGAATATATGCGCGTGTGGGAAGTGTGGCCAGATATTGGTCAAAGGCCGACAATTGCAGGACCATGCGCAGACGTGCGGAGAGCCCCAAGACCTGTCAACTAATGGCTTAAGAAACGACGAGGAGAAACTGGACTTGGAAGAGACCTCAGAGGAACAATCCGAAATGCAAGAGATGATGTATGTGGAAATGCTGGACGAGTTTGGGGACGGCCATTTCCAGATGAACAGCCTTCCGAAGAAACAGCTGTACAGAGATTCGGCCTGCCCTTTCCGGTGTCCTAACTGCAGCCTGCGGTTTGAAACAGAAAACTTAGTGGTTGAGCACATGTCCAGCTGCCTAGAGCACGATCTGTTCAAGAACACCATGATGGAAGAGAACGAGAGGGATCATCGCCGCAAACATTTCTGCAGCCTTTGCGGGAAAGGGTTTTATCAGCGCTGTCACTTGCGGGAACACTATACCGTGCACACCAAGGAAAAACAGTTTGTCTGCCAGACGTGCGGGAAGCAGTTTCTACGGGAACGCCAGCTGCGCCTTCACAACGACATGCACAAAGGCATGGCCAGGTACGTCTGCTCCATTTGCGACCAAGGAAACTTCCGGAAACATGATCACGTACGGCACATGATATCCCACCTGTCAGCCGGAGAGACTATCTGCCAGGTCTGCTTTCAGATTTTCCCCAATAACGAACAGCTGGAGCAGCACCTTGATGTTCACCTATATACCTGTGGTGTTTGCGGAGCCAAATTTAACCTGAGGAAAGATATGAGATCTCACTATAATGCCAAGCATTTGAAACGAACATGA